Part of the Mycolicibacterium thermoresistibile genome, ACGGCCGTGGCGCCGAGCCGGTTCATCAATCCGACCTCGCTGGCGTACTGCCGGGAGATCACCCGGGACGAGATCGAGGCCGTCATCGATCAGTTCGGCGAAGCCGCCCGGATTGCGGCCGAGGCCGGGTTCGATGCGGTCGAACTGCACTTCGGCCATCTGTACCTGCCGAGTTCGTTTCTCAGCCCGCTGATCAACCGGCGCACCGACGAATACGGAGGTGACATCGACAACCGGTCGAGGTTCGTGCGCCGGATCGCCCGGCGGGTGCGCGAGGTGGTGGGCGACCGGATCGCCGTCATCGCGAAGCTGAACATGGACGACGGGCTGCCCGGCGGCATCTGGATCGACGAGGCCCTGCGGACCGCCCAACTGCTGGACGCCGACGCGACCCTGGACGCTCTCGAATTGACCCAGGGGTCGTCGGTGTTCAAGCCCATGTACCTGTTCCGCGGTGACGTCCCGGTGCGGGAGTTCGCCGAGGTGATGCCGGCGATGATGCGTCCCGGGGTGCGGCTGATGGGCAAGCGGTTCATGGGCAGTTACCCGTATGAGGATCTGTACATGTTGCCGGCCGCCCGGCAGTTCGTGCCGGTGATGCGGCACACCAAGCTGATCCTGCTGGGAGGCATCACCAACCGAGACCATCTCGAAACCGGACTGCGGGAGGGTTTCGACTTCCTGGCGATGGGCCGCGCGTTGTTGCGCGAACCCGACCTCGTCAACAAGATGATCGCCGACGGGAGCGTCCGGAGCCGGTGCAACCACAACAACAAGTGCATGGTGACGGTGTTCGGCCGCACGCACTGCGTGCTCGACCCGGATCAGCGTTACGGGGCGGCGACCCCGATGCGCCCCACCAGATCTGCCACGTCGGCGCAGACCTGAGACCGCGCCCGGTCGCAGATGTCCAGCGCGGGCATCGTCATGAATCCGTGGATGCCGCCGTCGAAGACCCGCACCACGGTCGACACCCCGGCCTGCTGTAACGCCGCGCCGTAGGCCAGGCCCTCGTCCCGGAGCGGATCGTGGCCGGCGACGGCCATGATCGCGGGTGGCAGTCCGTTCAGCTCTGCCCGCAGCGGACATGCGTAGGGGTGGTCGCGGTCAGCGGGATCGGGCACGTACTGATCCCAGTACCACCGCAACGCGGGTCGGGGGTTGTAGTAGCCCGTGCCGAACCGCCGGTAGGACTCGGTATCGAAATCGGCGGCGATCACCGGGTAGAGCAACAGCTGGCCGGCCAGCCGCGGGCCGCTGCGATCCCGGGCCATCAGGGCGGTCACCGCGGCGAGATTCCCCCCGGCGCTGTCGCCGCCGACCAGAATCGCGTCGGCCCGGCCGCCGAGCTCCGCCACGTGCTCGGCAGCCCAGCAGGTGGCGGCGTGGACATCCTCCGCCGCCGCCGGCCAGCGGCCCTCATCGGGGGCCCGGCGGTAGTGCACGGACACCACCACCGCGGGGATGCGGTCGGCCAGGTCGCGGCAGAGTTCATCGTGGCTGTCCAGATCGCAGAACACCCATCCGCCACCGTGCGCGTACACCAGGGTCGGCATCGGTTTGTTCTGGCGGAGGGGGCCGTCCTGGTGGCGGGGATGATAGATCCGCACCGGCACCGGGCCGTCCGGTCCGGTCACGGTGGTATCGGTGATCGAGGCGACCGGGCGGGGCCGGCTCGCGGGGCGGAACCGGGACCGGATGGCCGCGCGGGCCTCTGCCCCGGTCATGGTGTGTACCGGCGGGAAGCCGGAGTCCAACTGCGGTAGCAGCGTGGCGATCTGTGGGTCGAGGCCGCCCTGCGGGGCAGGGCCGACGTGGTCGGTCATGCGAACCGCCGCGTGTCGGCGCGATGTGACCGGGCGGGATGTGACTGGGCCGGATGGGACAGGGCCGAATGGGACAGGGACTGCGCCGTCGGGCCGGGGCGGAGCGGACGCACCTGTTGCAGTGTCGGCACCACCCGTTGCCGGGCGCCCTCCATCGCCCGCCAGATGCCCAGCGCGGCCATCCGGACCGGTGCGACGAGTCGGTGGTCGAAGGCCATCTGATTCATCGGACCGCACACCGAGATCGCCGCGACGGCCTCACCGGGATCCCCGATCGGTGCGGCGACACAACCGATTCCGGGAAGGGATTCCTCGCGGTCGAACGCGACGCCGTGTGCGCGGACCTTCGCCAATTCGGCGCGCAGCCGGGCCGGATCCGAGATCGAGTACTTCGTGTTCCGTGGCAGCGGCCCGGTACCGGACAGCACACCGTCGTCCTCGGCGTAGGCCAGGATGGCCTTGCCCACCGCCGCGCAGTTCGCCGGGCGGCGGCCACCGACGCGGGTCGGGATGGCCGCGGCCAGGCGACTGCCCACCTTCTCCAGATAGACCACATCGGAGCCGTCGAGCACGGCCAGGTGCACCACCAGCCCGGTGGCTGCATGCAGTTCGTGCAGTCGGGGGATCGCCGCCCGGTGCAGCCGATCCTGATGGACCGCGAGCGAGCCCAACTCGACCAGCCGCATGCCGAGCTCGTAATCGCGCCCGTCGCGGCGGAGCCATCGCAGTTGCACCAGCCGCTCGAGCATGCGGTGCGCCGATGACCGGGGCAGGCCGGTGCGGCGCACGACCTGCGCCAGGGTGAGCCGGCCGGGACCGTCGAACGCGTCGAGAACCAGTGAGATGCGATCCAGCACCGCACTCGGTGTCTCGCCGGTGCGCTCGGTCCCGGTTCGCTTGACGGTGGTGTTCGGCGTGGGCTGATCGAGGGTTGCGGTCATGAATGCCTCCGAGAGCGCCGGATGTTTCCATCCGGAATATGACTATTAGTCATATACCTATCACAAATATGTGCCGGTGGCCACACACCGCACAGGGTTGTCACACCGGCCACACCCGTCGCACATGGCGGCCGCCGTATCCAGGCGTCGCGTCAGGTCACGGACGCATCGCGGCCGGGAGATCGCCGACCCACTGATGACCCCAGTAACTGTCCGCGGTGATCTCCTCGGCGGTGTAATAGGTCTCGTCGACCCGCATTCCGGCGGTGCCGAACTCGATGTCCCAGTCGCCGGGGGCCCGGACGTAGAACGACACCATCTTGTCGTTGGTGTGCCGGCCCAGCGTCGACGACAGTTGGTACCCGTCGCGGTTGACCCGGTCCAGGGCCTGGCCGACCGCGTCGAGGGTGTCCACCTCCACCATGAGATGGATCAGACCCGGGTCGCGCAACGTCGACGCCGGGCAGAGTGCCAGACTGTGGTGGCGTTCGTTGATGCCGAGAAACCGCACCCGCACCGGGCCGAACTCCTCCGGCGCCGGCACCCGGAAGGCTCCGCGCGATCTGAAACCCAGTACCTCGGTGTAGAACTCGAAGAGCCCGTCCACGTCGACCGTCGGCAGCACCACATGCCCCAGACCCTGATCGCCGGTGACGAACCTCGCCCCGAACGGGGTCACCACCGGGCTGTGGTCGAGAACCGGGCCGTGAAACACCTCCAAGGCCGTTCCGGCGGGATCGGCGAAGGCCACGACCTCCTCGACTCTGCGGGCGTCGGCCTCGGCGGTGGAGAGTTGCCTGTGGGGCACCCCGGCGGCCGCCAGGGCGCGTTTGACGTCCTCCAACGCCGCATGGTCACGAACTTCCCAGCCGATGGTGACGATCCGGTCGACCTCGCCCGGTTCGACGGTGATCCGTGCGGTGCGTTCGTCCATCCGCAGGTAGAGCGCCTCCGGGTTCGGTCCGGTGCCCTCGGCGAAACCGAGTACCTCGTAGGCGAAGTGGCGCCATCGGTCCATATCGGTGGCCTGGACGATCACATAACCCAGGCTCTTGATGAAACCCATCGTGTCCCTCTCGTGCCGCATCAGATCATCGCCCGCAGCGGACCCTGCGGTTCGACACCCAACGAACTCAGCGCCGAGGCGTGGTAGACGGTTCCGGGGGAGTGGATGGCGTGTGCCTGCGCCACGTGCACGTCACGCCAGAACCGTTGCAGCGGTTGGTCCATCCGGGCAGCGTTTCCGCCGCAGCGCGCGAAGATCTCGTCCACGGCCGACACCGCCCGCCAGACCGCGCGGACCTGGGTGCGGCGACCGGCAGCGCGATCCTCGAAGCTGACCTCCGCTCCGGAGGCGACGATGTCGTAGATGCGGTCGGCGTTGGCCAGCAGCTCCTGGCGGGCGGCGTTGATGTCGGCGGCCGCTTCGCCGATCGCATACATCACGTAGGGGTCGTCCTTGACCGCGACGCCGCTGGAGTTGACCCGCCGCCGCTGGTAATCGAGCGCCGCCGCCAACGCACCCTCGGCGATCCCGATCGTCGCCGAGCTGATGCCCAACGGGAACATCGTCGACCACGGCATGAGGTAGAGCGGCTCGGTCATCCCGGCCTCGCGTTGAGCGGTGCCGTCCATGACCTTCATCCCGTCCATGGTGCGGTAGGCCGGGACGAACGCGTCCTTGACGATGACGTCCTTGGACCCGGTGCCGCGCAGACCCACCACATCCCAGGAGTCCTCGACGATCTCGTAGTCCTTGCGCGGCAGGATCATGTGCAGCATCCGGGGCGGGGTCACCGGGGTGCCGTCGGCGTCGCCGACCATCGCGCCGAGGATGATCCAGTCGCAGTGATCGGTGCCGGAGCTGAACTGCCAGCGGCCGTTGAAGAGGTATCCGCCGTCGACCGGCCGGGCGACGCCCTGCGGCGCGTACGGCGAGGCGATCCAGGTGTCGACGTCCTCCGCCCAGATCTCCTCGGCGACCCGGGGGTCGGCGTAGGCCAGTTGGTAGGGATGCACACCCACCACGCCGTTGATCCAGCCAGCCGACGGATCCAGCGCGGCCGTCGCCATCACGGTCTCGGCGAACTCACGCGGATGCACCTCCAGCCCACCGTGTTTCTTCGGTTGGAGCAGACGGATGCTGCCGAGCTTCTTCATGATCTTGACCGTCTGGTCGGTCAGCTTGCCGATCCGCTCGGCCTCGATACTCTGTTCGCGGAGCTGGTCGGCGAGTTCTGCGATGCCGTCGATCACCCGTTTGGTCATGGTCCGATGGTGGACCGGGCGGATCTGCAGCGGTGCCGGCCATCCCGGTGAGCGGAAGTCAGAACTCGATTCTGACGGAGTCCGAGTTCGGTCGGGTCTGGCACGCCAGGATCAGGCCGTCGGCGACGTCCTGCGGGTCGAGGATGTCCGAGTGGCCCCGGTCCACCTCGCCCTCCAGCACGGTGGCCGCGCACGATCCGCAGTTCCCTTCCCGACAGGAGTACGGCGCGTCCAGACCGCGGGCCAGCATGGTGTCGAGCAGCGTCGCCGTCCGTGGCCACTCGCACACATGGGTTTCGCCGTCGAGGACGACGACGGCCTCGGCGGGTGGACGCTCGTCGGCAATGGTCCCATCGGGTTCACCGACGGGTTCGTCGGTGAACGGGTCGCCGGTGAGCGACCGGAAGACCTCGGTGTGGATTTGGTTGCGCGGAACTCCCGCTTCGGTCAGCGCCGCGGTGACCACCGCCATGAACGGTTCGGGACCGCAGACGAACGACTCGTGGTCGGTGAACAGCCTCGCGAACCGGTACATCTGCGCGGTGGTGGGAAGCCCCTGAACCGACTCCAGCCAGTGCAGCACCGTGAATCGGCCGGCATGACGCGCCGCCAGCTCGCGGAGTTCGCCGGCGAAGATCACCGAACGTTCATCCCGGTTGGCGTAACACAGGATCACCCGGCCGGTCCCGGCCTCCAGGACCGACTTGAGGATCGACATCACCGGGGTGATGCCGCTGCCGGCCGCCCACAGCAGGAAGGCGCCGTCCAGCGAGGCCGGCGTGAACGTGCCCGCCGGCGGCAGCGCCTCGATCGTGGTCCCGGGCTCGGCGTTGTCGCACAACCAGTTGGAGCCGTAGCCACCGTCGGTGCGTTTGACGGTGACCTTCATCGCGTCGTCGGTGTGCGGCGAACTGGCCAGCGAATAGCAGCGAGCCACCGAACCGGTCCGGTCACCGGGGATGCGCAGGGTCAAGAACTGGCCTGGGCGGTATACGAAGCGGGTGCGGTGTTCCTCGGGAACCTCGAACACCAGCGACCGGGCGTCGGGGCTCTCGTCGATGACCGCGGCCACCGTGAGGCGCACGGCGCGCGGGCCGCGGCTGATTTCGGCGTCGACCATGACGCGGGATTGTCGTTCCGGTGATCGTGGCGCCGGGGGGATCAGCCCGATGGCCGGGAGAAAACGGCGGGATGCCCGCTGACCGGGAAACGACGGCGCCGGGGACCCGCCGGATCAATATGTTGCCCGGTGTGACTAGCGCGGCTGCAAGTGATGTCGATGTCGTCGTGGTGGGTGCCGGTTTCGGCGGCCTGTACGCGCTGCACAGATTCCGCAGCGACGGACTGTCGGTACGGGTGTTCGAAGCCGCACCCGAGGTCGGCGGAACCTGGTACTTCAACAGGTATCCGGGAGCCCGCTGCGATGTCGAGAGCCTGGACTACTGCTACTCGTTCTCCGACGAGCTGCAGCAGGAGTGGACCTGGACCGAGAAGTACGCCACCCAGGGCGAGATCCTGCGGTACATCAACTGGGTCGCGGACAAGCTCGACCTGCGCCGGGACATCACGTTCAACACCCGGGTGGTCGCCACGGTGCTCGACGAGGACACCCTGCGCTGGACGGTCGAAACCGACACCGGGGAATCGGTGACCGCACGGTTCGTCGTGCTGGCCACCGGGCCGTTGTCGTCGCCGATCACACCGGACATCCCGGGTCTGGACACCTTCGCCGGCGGCGTCTACCACACCGCGAACTGGCCGCACGAGGACGTCGACTTCACCGGGAAACGGGTGGCGGTGATCGGCACCGGGTCGTCCGGTATCCAGTCGATCCCGATCATCGCCGAGCAGGCCGAGCACCTCTACGTCTTCCAACGCACCCCGAATTACAGCGTGCCGTCGGGGAATCGGCCGTTGAGCGCCGAGGAGATCGCCGAGGCCAAGGCGAACTACGCCGAGCGCCGCCGGATGTCGTGGCGCAGCGGCGGCGGGTCACCGCATGTGCCGCACCCCAAGCTGACCATGGAGGTGAGCCCCGAGGAGCGGCGCGAGGCGTTCGAGAAGCGCTGGCAACTCGGCGGCGTGTTGTTCTCCAAGACGTTCAGCGACCAGATGATCGATCCGGTGGCCAATGAGGAGGCCCGCAAGTTCTACGAGGAGAAGGTGCGGGCGGTCATCGACGATCCGGAGATCGCCGATCTGCTGATACCCGACGACCATCCGATCGGCACCAAGCGAATCTGCACCGACACGAACTACTTTCAGACATTCAACCGTCCCGACGTCACCCTGGTCAGTGTGCGCCGGACGCCGATCCAGAGCATCGATGCCGAGGGCGTCGTCACCTCGGAGCGGCACTACCGGCTGGACGCGATCGTGTTCGCGACCGGCTTCGACGCCATGACCGGGACCGTGGCCAAGATCGACATCGTCGGACGGGGCGGCCGGCGGCTGGTCGAGGACTGGGCGCACGGCCCGCGGACCTACCTGGGGCTCGGCGTGGACGGATTCCCCAACCTGTTTCTCATCTCCGGTCCGGGTGCCCCGGCGGTCCTGGCGAACATGGTGTTGCACGCCGAGGCCAACGTGAACTGGATCGCCGACGCGATCGGCCATCTCGACGAGCACGGGTACAGCGCCATCGAGGCGACGCCGGACGCCGTGGACAACTGGGTCGCCGAATGCAACAAGCGTGCCGAGGCCACCCTGTTCCCGAAGGCCAACTCCTGGTACATGGGTGCCAACGTGCCCGGTAAACCCAGGGTGTTCATGTTGTTCATCGGTGGTTTCGCCACCTATCTCGACATCTGCGCCGAGGTGGCGGACGCGGGATACAAGGGATTCCGCCTGCTCAAGGCCGGTTGAGCAGGCGGGCCCTGGTCACCCGCGGGCCGGATCGGTGAGGAAGGCCAGCACGGTCCGTTCGAACGCGGACTTCGCCTCGATCATCACCCAGTGCCCACAGTTGGGGAACACGTGCAGTTCGGCGCCGGGGATGGTGCGCATCGGGAGCAGCGCCATGTCCAGCGGGCTCACCCGGTCATCGCGGCCCCAGGTCAGCAAGGTCGGCGCCTGCACCTTGTGCATGGTCGCCCACGGCGGCGGCGTGTCGGAATCCCGCATCATCGCCATCATCGCCGCGAACGCGGCCTTGCTGTACATCCGCCGGGCGGCCGCCAATGTCGCCGGATCGGTGGCGGCGGCCCAGCGCTCCTCGATGAGCTCCTCGGTGATCAGCGTCGGGTCGTACACCATCGAGTTGAGCCAGGCGATCAGCCGGTCCCGGGTGGGATCGTCGGTGAACTCCTGGAGCAGGCGGATCCCCTCACTGGGGCCGGGGCTGAAGATGTTGGTGCCGATCCCGCCGATCGTCACCAACCGGTTCACCCGGTCGGGATGGCGCACCGCCAGGCTGACACCGACACCGCCGCCCATCGAGTTGCCGATGATGTCGACCCGGTCCAGCCCCAACGCATCGGCGAAGGCCAGGGCCGCGCCCTGGGCGTCGATCATGGGGTGACCGCCGAAGTCGTCGCTGACCCCGAACCCCGGGAACTCCAGGACGAGGCAACGGAAATGCTCGGCGAACACCCCGAGATTGCCGCGGAAATTGCGCCATCCGGTGACACCCGGCCCGGAGCCGTGCAACAACAACAGCGGTGGCCCGTCACCGGCCTCGTGGTAGCGCAGCACCCCGGCCGGGGTGCGTACCTCGCGCAGCGTCTCCTGGTAATCGAACGTTCGCATCCTGACAAGCCCTTTCTGTGCCGATCCGATTACACCCGGTGAGCCCGGCCGACGGGGCCGCGCCGTCGGCTCAATGGGACAACCGGGCCGCCCGCCGGCCGGCGCGTAAATTTCGCGGCACGGGGCGGTCCGCCGGTGTAATCTCCGGGCGATCGGCACACTCTCCGACTGAGGCGGGATCATGGCGGATTTCGGCGGCAAGATCGAGTTGGACATCCGTGACTCGGAGCCCGACTGGGGACCGTTCGCCGCGCCCACCGCCCCCGAAGGGGCGCCCAACATCCTCTACGTGGTGTGGGATGACGTCGGCATCGGCACCTGGGACTGTTTCGGCGGGCTGGTCGAGATGCCCACCATGAGCCGCATCGCCGAACAGGGCGTGCGGCTGAGCCAGTTCCACACCACCGCGCTGTGCTCACCGACCCGGGCGGCGCTGCTGACCGGCCGCAACCCCACCACGGTGGGGATGGCCACCATCGAGGAGTTCACCGACGGCTTCCCGAACTGCAGCGGCCGCATCCCGGTCGACACCGGGCTGATCTCCGAGGTGCTCGCCGAGCACGGCTGGAACACCTACTGCGTCGGCAAATGGCATCTGACCCCGCTCGAGGAGTCGAACATGGCGGCCACCAAGCGGCATTGGCCGGTGAGCCGTGGATTCGAACGGTTCTACGGATTCCTGGGCGGCGAGACCGATCAGTGGTATCCGGACCTCGTCCACGACAACCATCCGGTGGCTCCGCCGGCCACCCCGGAAGACGGCTACCATCTGTCGAAAGACCTCGCGGACAAGACGATCGAGTTCATCCGCGACGCCAAGGTGATCGCGCCCGACAAGCCGTGGTTCACCTATCTGTGCCCGGGCGCCGGGCACGCCCCGCACCACGCCCCCAGGGACTGGGCGGACCGCTACGCCGGCCGGTTCGACATGGGCTACGAACGCTACCGCGAGGTGGTGCTGGAGAACCAGAAGAAGCTCGGCATCGTGCCGCCCGACACCGAACTCCCGCCGATCAACCCCTACCAGGATGTGAAGGGTCCCCACGGCGAACCCTGGCCGCTGCAGGACACCGTGCGACCCTGGGACAGCCTGTCCGACGCCGAGAAGCGGCTGTTCTGCCGGATGGCCGAGGTGTTCGCGGGCTTTCTGAGCTACACCGATCACCAGATCGGCCGGGTGCTCGACTACCTCGAGGAATCCGATCAGCTCGACAACACCCTGATCGTGGTGCTCTCCGACAACGGGGCCAGCGGCGAGGGCGGCCCCGACGGATCGGTCAACGAGGTCAAGTTCTTCAACGGTTACGTCGACACCGTCGAGGAGAGCATGCGGTTCTACGACCAGCTGGGTGGGCCGCAGACCTACAACCACTATCCGACCGGCTGGGCGATGGCGTTCAACACGCCGTACAAGTTGTTCAAACGCTACGCCTCGCACGAGGGCGGGATCGCCGACCCGGCGATCATCTCCTGGCCCAACGGGATCACCGCGCGGGATGCGGTGTGCGACCGCTACATCAACGTCGTGGACGTCACCCCCACGGTGTACGAGCTGATCGGCCTGACACCACCGGACACCGTGCGCGGCGTCCGACAGCGTCCGTTGGAGGGCGTGAGTTTCCGGGCCGCCCTGGCCGATCCGGACGCCGACACCGGCAAGCGCACCCAGTTCTACAGCATGCTCGGTACCCGCGGGATCTGGAGTGACGGTTGGTTCGCCAACACCGTCCACGCCGCCAGCCCGGCCGGCTGGTCGAACTTCGACGCCGACCGCTGGGAGCTCTACCACCTCGAATCCGACCGCAGCCAGTCCCGTGACCTGGCCGCCGAGCATCCGGAGAAACTCGAAGAGCTCAAACAACTCTGGTTCGACGAGGCGGCGAAGTACAACGGCCTGCCGCTCGGCGATCTCAACCTGTTCGAGACCCTGGGCCGGTGGCGGCCGCACCTGTCGAGGGGACGCACCAGCTACACCTACTACCCGGGCACCGCCGAGGTCGGCCTCGGCGCGGCCGTCGACATCCGCGGGCAGTCGTTCACCGTCCTGGCCGACGTGACCGTCGACGCGGCCGGTGCGCAGGGCGTCATCGTCAAACACGGCGCCGGGCACGGCGGCTATGTGCTGTTCCTGCAGGACGGCCGGCTGCACTTCGTCTACAACTTCATGGGGGAGGAGGAGCAGCGGGTGTCCTCCGCCGATCCGATTCCGGCGGGCCGGCACATCCTCGGCGTCAGCTACCACCGCACCGGCACCGTCGACGGCAGCCACACCCCGCTCGGCGAGGTGGCCCTCTACGTCGACGGCACCGTCGTGGCGACCCGTCCCGACGTGCGGGCCCACCCGGCCAACTTCGGTCTGGCCGGCGGCGGAATCGCGGTGGGCCGCAACACCGGCCAACCGGTCTCCAGCGCCTACCGGGCGCCGTTCGCGTTCACCGGCGGCAGCATCGCCAAGGTCATCGTCGACATCTCCGGGACGCCGTACCGCGACGTCGAGAGGGAAGCCGCGATGGCCTTCGCCAGGGACTGAACCTTCCCGGCCCCGGCGCCTCAGAGAGGACGACTCGAAGACATGAGCGCGCTCACCGACCTCGTCGAGATCCCGGGCGGAACCTTCCGGATGGGCTCGATCCGGTTCTATCCGGAGGAGGCGCCGGTGCACACCGTCACCGTCGCCGATTTCGCGATCGAACGACATCCCGTGACCAACGCACAGTTCGCCGAGTTCGTCGCCGCCACCGGGTACCGCACGGTGGCCGAACAGCCGCTCGATCCGCGGCTGTACCCCGGCGTGGCTGCGGCCGACCTACAGCCCGGCGCACTGGTGTTCACCCCCACCCGCGGCCCGGTCGACCTGCGGGACTGGCGGCAGTGGTGGACCTGGACGCCCGGGGCGTGCTGGCGTCACCCGTTCGGGCCGGAGGGGCCGTCCTGGCAGGACCGTCCGGACCACCCGGTCGTGCAGATCGCCTATCCCGATGCGCAGGCCTACGCCCGGTGGGCCGGACGCCGGCTGCCCACCGAACGGGAATGGGAGTACGCGGCCCGCGCCGGCGCCGACACCGTCTACCCGTGGGGTGACGAGGCCCGCCCCGGCGGCCGGTTGATGGCCAACACCTGGCAGGGCCGGTTCCCGTACCGCAACGACGGCGCCGCGGGCTGGATCGGCACCTCCCCGGTCGGCGCCTTCCCGCCCAACGACTTCGGGTTGTTCGACATGATCGGCAACGTCTGGGAGTGGACCACCACCCGCTTCTCCGGCCACCACCGCCCAGCCGAGGCCGACGAGCCGGTGCGGTCCTGCTGCACGCCGTCCGCACCGGTCGAGCGCCCCGACCCGGCGGTCAGCCAGACCCTCAAAGGTGGGTCCCACCTGTGCGCGCCGGAGTACTGCCACCGCTATCGGGCGTCGGCCCGCTCACCGCAGTCCCAGGACAGCGCCGCCACCCACATCGGTTTCCGCTGTGCCGCGTGAGGCCGCCGAACCCTTTCGGGGAGCGTTACCGGCTCGTAGAATTCCGGGGGACTCGGCTCCGGGGAACCCCGCCGGAGGGGAAACCCAGCCTGTGGGCACTCGGGGCCCGGGGGAGTGTTGAGCGCGAACAGGTCGGGGGGATGTGGGGCGCGAATGGTGTCGATGCGTACTGGTGACGGTTTTCGCAACGTCGTGGTGACCGCGGTGGCGGCGACGACGCCGCTGGCCGCCGATGCCGAGGGGACCTGGGCCGGGCTGCTGGCCGGTGACAGCGGCATCCGCCCGCTGGACCGGCCGTTCGTCACCGATTTCGACTCACCGGTCCGGATCGGCGGCCGCCTGGTGGAGAACTTCGCCGATCAGCTCAGCCGGGTGGAACTGCGCCGGCTCGGCTTCATGCAGCAGATGTCGACGCTGCTGAGCCGGCGGTTGTGGGAGACGGCCGGCAACCCCGACGTCGACACCAAACGGCTGCTGGTCTCCATCGGTCTGGCGCTGGGGTCGACCGAGGAGATCCCGATCCAGCACAACGCCTGGAAGGAACGCGGGATGCGGGCGATCTCGCCGCTGACCGTGCAGATGCACATGCCGAACTCGGCGGCGGCGGCCGTCGGGCTGGACCGGCAGGCCAAGGCGGGTGTCATCTCCCCGGTGATGTCGGACGCCTCCGGTGCGGCCGCCATCACCGAGGCGTGG contains:
- a CDS encoding alpha/beta fold hydrolase — protein: MRTFDYQETLREVRTPAGVLRYHEAGDGPPLLLLHGSGPGVTGWRNFRGNLGVFAEHFRCLVLEFPGFGVSDDFGGHPMIDAQGAALAFADALGLDRVDIIGNSMGGGVGVSLAVRHPDRVNRLVTIGGIGTNIFSPGPSEGIRLLQEFTDDPTRDRLIAWLNSMVYDPTLITEELIEERWAAATDPATLAAARRMYSKAAFAAMMAMMRDSDTPPPWATMHKVQAPTLLTWGRDDRVSPLDMALLPMRTIPGAELHVFPNCGHWVMIEAKSAFERTVLAFLTDPARG
- a CDS encoding arylsulfatase; translation: MADFGGKIELDIRDSEPDWGPFAAPTAPEGAPNILYVVWDDVGIGTWDCFGGLVEMPTMSRIAEQGVRLSQFHTTALCSPTRAALLTGRNPTTVGMATIEEFTDGFPNCSGRIPVDTGLISEVLAEHGWNTYCVGKWHLTPLEESNMAATKRHWPVSRGFERFYGFLGGETDQWYPDLVHDNHPVAPPATPEDGYHLSKDLADKTIEFIRDAKVIAPDKPWFTYLCPGAGHAPHHAPRDWADRYAGRFDMGYERYREVVLENQKKLGIVPPDTELPPINPYQDVKGPHGEPWPLQDTVRPWDSLSDAEKRLFCRMAEVFAGFLSYTDHQIGRVLDYLEESDQLDNTLIVVLSDNGASGEGGPDGSVNEVKFFNGYVDTVEESMRFYDQLGGPQTYNHYPTGWAMAFNTPYKLFKRYASHEGGIADPAIISWPNGITARDAVCDRYINVVDVTPTVYELIGLTPPDTVRGVRQRPLEGVSFRAALADPDADTGKRTQFYSMLGTRGIWSDGWFANTVHAASPAGWSNFDADRWELYHLESDRSQSRDLAAEHPEKLEELKQLWFDEAAKYNGLPLGDLNLFETLGRWRPHLSRGRTSYTYYPGTAEVGLGAAVDIRGQSFTVLADVTVDAAGAQGVIVKHGAGHGGYVLFLQDGRLHFVYNFMGEEEQRVSSADPIPAGRHILGVSYHRTGTVDGSHTPLGEVALYVDGTVVATRPDVRAHPANFGLAGGGIAVGRNTGQPVSSAYRAPFAFTGGSIAKVIVDISGTPYRDVEREAAMAFARD
- a CDS encoding formylglycine-generating enzyme family protein, with the protein product MSALTDLVEIPGGTFRMGSIRFYPEEAPVHTVTVADFAIERHPVTNAQFAEFVAATGYRTVAEQPLDPRLYPGVAAADLQPGALVFTPTRGPVDLRDWRQWWTWTPGACWRHPFGPEGPSWQDRPDHPVVQIAYPDAQAYARWAGRRLPTEREWEYAARAGADTVYPWGDEARPGGRLMANTWQGRFPYRNDGAAGWIGTSPVGAFPPNDFGLFDMIGNVWEWTTTRFSGHHRPAEADEPVRSCCTPSAPVERPDPAVSQTLKGGSHLCAPEYCHRYRASARSPQSQDSAATHIGFRCAA